The Coffea arabica cultivar ET-39 chromosome 3c, Coffea Arabica ET-39 HiFi, whole genome shotgun sequence genome contains a region encoding:
- the LOC113735934 gene encoding xyloglucan endotransglucosylase protein 1-like: MPSSRALKLCLLMACLILEASAAGNFYRDVKINFGDGRAKIDKSGQRNFTCKSNLYLAIQLAQLPHSLSSQGERHDEIDFEFLGNASGQPCTLHTNVYAQGKGNREQQFRLWFMLGKPDGSPIRAFNNNEGSGIPFPKNQPMKVYCSLWNADDWATQGGQIKTDWTLAPFLAFYRNFNADACVWSASAGSSCTSKTPHSINTQAWETQGLDAKGRNRMRWVQSKFIIYDYCKDSKRVNGRFPAECRRSRFL; encoded by the exons ATGCCATCTTCAAGAGCGCTTAAGCTTTGCCTACTAATGGCTTGCCTGATCTTGGAAGCCTCAGCAGCCGGTAACTTTTACCGGGATGTCAAGATCAATTTTGGAGACGGAAGAGCTAAGATAGATAAGTCAGGCCAGAGAA ATTTTACATGCAAATCAAATTTGTACCTGGCAATTCAGCTGGCACAGTTACCACATTCT TTATCTTCTCAAGGCGAAAGGCACGATGAGATTGATTTCGAGTTCCTAGGAAATGCATCTGGCCAGCCATGTACACTTCATACCAATGTTTATgcacaaggaaaaggaaatagGGAACAACAATTCCGTTTGTGGTTCATGTTGGGGAAACCGG ATGGTAGCCCCATCAGAGCATTCAACAACAATGAAGGATCTGGCATTCCATTTCCAAAGAATCAACCAATGAAGGTTTACTGCAGCTTGTGGAATGCAGATGATTGGGCAACACAAGGTGGACAGATCAAGACAGATTGGACACTAGCGCCTTTTTTAGCCTTTTATAGGAACTTCAATGCTGATGCTTGTGTATGGTCAGCATCAGCAGGTTCATCTTGTACTTCCAAAACCCCTCATTCTATCAATACACAAGCGTGGGAAACCCAAGGGCTTGATGCAAAGGGACGAAACAGAATGAGATGGGTGCAATCTAAGTTCATTATCTATGACTACTGCAAGGACTCCAAAAGGGTTAACGGACGCTTTCCTGCAGAATGTAGGCGTTCAAGGTTTCTGTAG
- the LOC113735060 gene encoding actin-related protein 2, with product MDSRNVVVCDNGTGYVKCGFAGENFPTSVFPCVLGRPMLRYEESLMEQEVKDIVVGDACLKLRHQLDISYPVNNGIVQNWDDMGHVWDHAFFNELKVDPTECKILLTDPPLNPSKNREKMVETMFEKYNFTGVFIQVQAVLTLYAQGLLTGLVIDSGDGVTHVVPVVDGYSFPHLTKRMNVAGRHITSYLVDLLQRRGYAMNRSADFETVRDIKEKLCYISYDYKREYQLGLETTILVKNYTLPDGRLIKVGTERFQASEALFTPELIDVEGDGMADMVFRCIQEMDIDNRMMLYQHIVLSGGSTMYPGLPSRLEKEILDRYLDVVLKGNKDGLKKLRLRIEDPPRRKHMVYLGGAVLAGIMKDAPEFWITRQDYLEEGVACLSKCGQA from the coding sequence ATGGACAGCCGCAACGTCGTCGTTTGCGACAATGGCACTGGTTATGTCAAGTGTGGCTTTGCAGGTGAGAATTTTCCCACATCAGTATTCCCCTGCGTTCTTGGAAGGCCAATGCTAAGATATGAAGAATCTCTCATGGAACAAGAAGTCAAGGACATTGTTGTTGGAGATGCTTGTTTGAAACTGAGACATCAGCTGGATATTTCCTATCCTGTCAACAATGGGATTGTGCAAAATTGGGATGATATGGGCCATGTATGGGATCATGCCTTTTTTAATGAACTGAAGGTAGACCCAACAGAGTGTAAGATCTTGCTCACGGATCCCCCTTTAAACCCATCCAAGAATCGTGAAAAGATGGTTGAGACCATGTTTGAGAAGTACAACTTCACTGGTGTCTTCATACAAGTTCAAGCTGTTTTAACATTGTATGCTCAAGGTTTGCTTACAGGATTAGTTATTGACTCTGGTGACGGTGTTACGCATGTGGTTCCAGTTGTGGATGGATACTCATTCCCTCATCTCACAAAAAGAATGAATGTGGCTGGACGCCATATTACATCATATCTCGTAGATTTGCTTCAACGGAGAGGGTATGCAATGAATAGAAGTGCTGACTTTGAGACAGTTAGGGATATTAAAGAGAAATTATGCTACATAAGTTATGATTATAAAAGGGAATATCAATTGGGACTTGAGACAACCATCCTTGTTAAGAATTATACACTACCTGATGGAAGGTTGATTAAAGTTGGGACTGAGAGATTCCAGGCATCTGAGGCTCTTTTCACTCCGGAACTGATTGACGTTGAAGGTGATGGAATGGCGGACATGGTGTTTCGTTGCATTCAGGAAATGGATATTGACAACCGCATGATGCTATACCAGCATATTGTTTTGAGTGGAGGAAGTACAATGTATCCTGGGTTACCGAGTCGCTTGGAGAAAGAAATTTTAGATCGCTATCTTGATGTTGTTTTGAAGGGAAACAAAGATGGATTAAAGAAACTGCGGTTGCGGATAGAGGATCCACCACGAAGAAAGCACATGGTATACCTCGGAGGAGCAGTTCTTGCAGGAATTATGAAGGATGCACCTGAGTTTTGGATTACCAGGCAAGATTATTTAGAAGAGGGAGTTGCGTGTTTAAGCAAGTGTGGCCAGGCATGA